In Bacillota bacterium, the sequence CCTCCCCTCAATTCTTTGGCGAAAAAAACCAAATCCCAAAAGCGGAAGCTTATTGGACTGTACCTATAAGCCCACTTTTGGTTCCGGAAAGAATCAACCTTTCTAGGTAAATTATTCCCGCAACTTCACCATTTCATCCTCGCGGGGTAAGTGAAACCACGATTATGGCAATTTGATATGCTAACACAACGGGTGGGTGGTGTCAAGGAAACTGAAGTGCTGGATTGTTACCGGCCTGTGACACATCCGGGAAGGTGGACAAGATCTTAACCCCTGACGGTCCAGCCCCTTCCCTCTGGAAGAATGGGTCTTGGACTCTCACAGGGTCTTAAGCATTACGTGCCATGACCCCTGGGTATCCCGCAGGGCCCCAATCCTCCTGAAGCCTGCCCTGCGGTAGAGGGCCAGGGCTGCCTCGTTGCCTGGGCGCACCTCCAATTTCACCTCTGTGGCGCCAGTAGACCGGAGGTACTCACAGCCCTTTTCCAGCAGCATCCGGCCTACCCCTCTGCCGCGAGCCCCTGCCCTAACGGCAATGGATAACACCTGAGCGCATCCCGGCCTGTAGTTGTAGCGTGAGGTGGCAAAACACAACTTGTCTATGATCACCCGGAGGATACTCTCCCGCCTGCCGTAGTCGCCCCTGAAGTAACGCAGCGCCCACCGGACAAGATGGCCTTTTGACAAAGCGGCGGTCCAGATCCTCCTCACGCTGCCCGGTACCACACAGTAGCCCAGGATTTCCTGGCCCTCCCTGGCAACGAGGAAGCAATCCGGCTCCACCTCCAGGAGGAAGGTGAAGATGTCCAGCAGCGCCATGGTGGGTGCCGTGACACTCCAGTACCTGTTGACGCTCTGGGCGAAAGCCTCGGAAAAGACTTGAGTGATGGCGGGCATGTCTTTGATCTGGGCCCGATCTGCGAACATCCCCTCACCCCTTGCTGGTCTCTAGGGCCCAGTGACGGGCAGCTGGGCCCCATACTCTTCACCTATCAACCCGTGGGCGATCATCATCTCCGTCACTGTA encodes:
- a CDS encoding GNAT family N-acetyltransferase, which translates into the protein MFADRAQIKDMPAITQVFSEAFAQSVNRYWSVTAPTMALLDIFTFLLEVEPDCFLVAREGQEILGYCVVPGSVRRIWTAALSKGHLVRWALRYFRGDYGRRESILRVIIDKLCFATSRYNYRPGCAQVLSIAVRAGARGRGVGRMLLEKGCEYLRSTGATEVKLEVRPGNEAALALYRRAGFRRIGALRDTQGSWHVMLKTL